The proteins below come from a single Leifsonia sp. 1010 genomic window:
- a CDS encoding three-helix bundle dimerization domain-containing protein has product MTIDDRQNANEEDLAVEHAAERLAERYPEVPRERIDELVEKHHEEFDGAPVRDFVPVLIEHDVKQELNAEERAD; this is encoded by the coding sequence ATGACGATCGACGACCGCCAGAACGCCAACGAAGAGGACCTCGCCGTCGAGCACGCCGCCGAGCGGCTCGCCGAACGCTATCCCGAGGTGCCGCGCGAGCGCATCGACGAGCTGGTCGAGAAGCACCACGAGGAGTTCGACGGGGCGCCGGTCCGCGACTTCGTGCCTGTCCTGATCGAGCACGACGTCAAGCAGGAGCTGAACGCAGAAGAGCGCGCCGACTGA
- the gabT gene encoding 4-aminobutyrate--2-oxoglutarate transaminase, giving the protein MTILDTAIDTPVGGPSLPQERRLVTPIPGPESRKRAERKAQAVAAGVGTTIPVYTVAAGGGVLVDVDGNSLIDFGSGIAVTGVGNAAPRVVDAVTAQVAAFTHTCFTVAPYDSYVDVAEALNRLTPGDFAKRSALFNSGAEAVENAVKIARHYTGKQAVVAFDHAYHGRTNLTMGLTAKNQPYKNGFGPFAPEIYRAPLSYPLRDGGLSGAEAAKRAITMIEKQIGASNLAALIIEPIQGEGGFIVPADGFLPALQHWANANGVVFIADEVQTGFARTGTMFASEQFGIVPDLIVTAKGIAGGLPLSAVTGRAEIMDAPQVGGLGGTYGGNPLACVAALAAIETYEQEDLAARARQIGDILFEKLGALRDADARVAEVRGRGAMVAIELVDPATGEPDAALTAKVAAAAHAAGVVLLTCGTYGNVIRFLPPLSIPDHLLIEGLDVVAEAVAGA; this is encoded by the coding sequence ATGACCATCCTCGACACCGCCATCGACACCCCCGTCGGCGGACCCTCGCTCCCGCAGGAGCGCCGGCTCGTCACCCCGATCCCCGGCCCCGAGTCGCGTAAGCGCGCCGAGCGCAAGGCGCAGGCCGTCGCCGCCGGCGTCGGCACCACCATCCCCGTCTACACCGTCGCAGCGGGAGGCGGCGTGCTGGTGGATGTGGACGGCAACTCCCTCATCGACTTCGGCTCCGGCATCGCGGTGACGGGCGTGGGCAACGCCGCCCCGCGCGTCGTGGACGCCGTCACCGCCCAGGTCGCGGCCTTCACCCACACCTGCTTCACCGTCGCGCCGTACGACTCGTACGTCGACGTGGCCGAGGCGCTCAACCGGCTGACGCCCGGCGACTTCGCCAAGCGCAGCGCCCTCTTCAACTCGGGTGCGGAGGCCGTCGAGAACGCGGTCAAGATCGCCCGCCACTACACGGGCAAGCAGGCCGTCGTCGCGTTCGACCACGCGTATCACGGCCGCACGAACCTCACGATGGGCCTCACCGCCAAGAACCAGCCGTACAAGAACGGCTTCGGGCCGTTCGCCCCGGAGATCTACCGCGCACCGCTCAGCTACCCGCTGCGCGACGGCGGCCTCTCCGGCGCAGAGGCGGCCAAGCGCGCCATCACCATGATCGAGAAGCAGATCGGCGCATCCAACCTGGCCGCGCTCATCATCGAGCCCATCCAGGGCGAGGGCGGCTTCATCGTCCCGGCCGACGGCTTCCTCCCCGCCCTGCAGCACTGGGCGAACGCGAACGGCGTCGTCTTCATCGCGGATGAGGTGCAGACCGGCTTCGCTCGCACCGGCACCATGTTCGCGTCCGAGCAGTTCGGCATCGTCCCCGACCTCATCGTCACCGCGAAGGGGATCGCGGGCGGTCTCCCGCTGTCCGCCGTCACCGGCCGCGCCGAGATCATGGACGCCCCGCAGGTCGGTGGCCTCGGCGGCACCTACGGCGGCAACCCGCTCGCCTGCGTCGCCGCGCTCGCGGCCATCGAGACCTACGAGCAGGAGGACCTCGCAGCCCGCGCCCGGCAGATCGGCGACATCCTGTTCGAGAAGCTGGGCGCCCTGCGCGACGCGGACGCCCGCGTCGCCGAGGTGCGCGGCCGCGGTGCGATGGTCGCGATCGAGCTCGTCGACCCCGCCACGGGTGAGCCGGATGCCGCGCTCACCGCGAAGGTCGCCGCGGCCGCACACGCGGCGGGTGTCGTGCTGCTCACCTGCGGCACCTACGGCAACGTGATCCGCTTCCTCCCGCCGCTCAGCATCCCGGACCACCTCCTCATCGAGGGCCTGGACGTCGTTGCCGAGGCGGTGGCGGGCGCATGA
- a CDS encoding LacI family DNA-binding transcriptional regulator: MPNNAPKPPVISDVARRAGVSVPTVSRVLNGAAYVSDEKRSRVMEAIRELDFRPSAAARALVARQPRLIAVIAGNTSRYGYAETIRGIEERARAAGYTVSITVVESADDETVDGAVSLVLDQPIAGVVVLKFDPPGVAALHRLPKSIPTVSISGVRESGVPQAVLAEADAAEEVVDYLLELGHSTVHHVRVPPSRKEDGRTTGWKRALTAHGAPVPPPVDATWEPESGREIGRALADDPSVTAVFCGNDEIAMGVIRGLVEKGKRVPQDVSVVGFDDHPLARMWSPPLTTVDQDFVGLGSRAYDLLEGVIAGGKVRKFSSERPTVVIRESTAPPPA; encoded by the coding sequence ATGCCGAACAACGCGCCGAAACCGCCCGTGATCAGCGACGTCGCGCGCCGCGCCGGCGTCTCGGTCCCGACGGTGTCGCGCGTCCTCAACGGCGCCGCGTACGTGTCCGACGAGAAGCGCTCACGCGTCATGGAGGCGATCCGGGAGCTCGACTTCCGTCCCTCCGCCGCGGCCCGCGCCTTGGTGGCCCGCCAGCCGCGGCTCATCGCCGTGATCGCCGGCAACACCTCCCGGTACGGGTACGCCGAGACGATCCGCGGCATCGAGGAGCGCGCCCGCGCGGCCGGCTACACCGTGAGCATCACCGTGGTGGAGTCCGCCGACGATGAGACCGTCGACGGGGCCGTGTCGCTCGTACTCGATCAGCCGATCGCCGGGGTCGTCGTGCTCAAATTCGACCCGCCGGGAGTGGCGGCGCTTCATCGGCTTCCGAAGTCCATCCCGACCGTGTCGATCTCCGGCGTCCGCGAGTCGGGGGTTCCCCAGGCGGTGCTCGCCGAGGCGGACGCCGCGGAAGAGGTCGTCGACTACCTCCTGGAGCTCGGCCACTCGACCGTCCATCACGTGCGCGTGCCGCCGTCACGCAAGGAGGACGGCCGCACGACCGGCTGGAAGCGGGCGCTGACCGCCCACGGAGCCCCGGTTCCCCCGCCGGTCGACGCGACGTGGGAGCCGGAGTCCGGGCGCGAGATCGGACGCGCCCTCGCCGACGACCCGTCCGTCACCGCCGTGTTCTGCGGAAACGACGAGATCGCGATGGGAGTCATCCGCGGTCTCGTGGAGAAGGGCAAACGCGTGCCGCAGGACGTCAGCGTGGTCGGGTTCGACGACCATCCGCTCGCCCGGATGTGGAGCCCGCCGCTGACCACGGTGGACCAGGACTTCGTCGGGCTCGGCTCCCGCGCCTACGACCTGCTCGAGGGCGTGATCGCGGGCGGCAAGGTACGGAAGTTCTCCTCGGAGCGCCCGACCGTCGTCATCCGCGAGAGCACGGCGCCGCCGCCCGCCTGA
- a CDS encoding PucR family transcriptional regulator — protein sequence MPATLTQLLARGELGLRLLTPAGVGDPDAPLAWAHSSDLPDPTPFLSRGQVLLVTEPPEDADPYVGRLAEHGIAALGFGTEVVRDGAPAALVDACTRHGLPLFEVPYRTPFIAVARFVADRVAADAYARSTWALRASRAISLAALRPDALGAVLSELSRQIERPVALVGGDGAVARSYPSGALDARARRALADAADPLLRSGRRAAGTVGTDAGPFALQTLGAAGRLRGVLAVGSDGLDAAAQQVVTGVVALAGLALEQSRAADAARERLRTAVWRALLAGDLGVAASVAEPVLGALPAAPLRLAVLTGPAIAAALDWLETNASGFFAREGADLLVLGDDDAASAIAVRFDLRGGLSAPTELDALPAALEQANAARGRATADDPIPSFEDVAGAGMLALLHTPDARAVAQSALRPLTAADPTLPGVLRTWLDSDGVYDVAARKLGIHRHTLRARVAEAERLLGRDLTSFAARADLYAALRASA from the coding sequence ATGCCCGCCACCCTCACCCAGCTGCTCGCGCGCGGCGAGCTCGGCCTGCGCCTGCTGACCCCCGCCGGAGTGGGCGACCCGGATGCGCCGCTGGCGTGGGCGCACAGCTCGGACCTGCCCGACCCGACGCCCTTCCTGTCGCGCGGCCAGGTGCTCCTGGTGACCGAGCCGCCGGAGGACGCCGACCCGTACGTCGGCCGGCTGGCCGAGCACGGCATCGCGGCGCTGGGCTTCGGCACGGAGGTGGTCCGTGACGGGGCGCCGGCAGCGCTCGTCGACGCGTGCACCCGTCACGGCCTCCCGCTTTTCGAGGTGCCCTATCGGACGCCGTTCATCGCCGTGGCGCGGTTCGTGGCGGACCGGGTCGCCGCCGATGCGTACGCGCGCAGCACGTGGGCCCTGCGAGCGTCGCGGGCGATCTCGCTCGCGGCGCTGCGGCCCGACGCGCTCGGGGCGGTGCTGTCCGAACTGTCGCGGCAGATCGAGCGGCCGGTGGCGCTCGTCGGCGGCGACGGCGCTGTGGCGCGCAGTTACCCGTCGGGTGCACTCGACGCACGGGCCCGCAGGGCCCTCGCGGACGCCGCCGACCCGCTGCTGCGGAGCGGCCGTCGCGCGGCGGGCACGGTCGGGACCGACGCCGGACCGTTCGCCCTGCAGACCCTCGGCGCCGCGGGGCGCCTCCGCGGCGTCCTGGCCGTCGGTTCGGACGGGTTGGATGCCGCGGCCCAGCAGGTGGTGACCGGCGTCGTCGCCCTCGCCGGGCTGGCGCTCGAGCAGTCGCGGGCGGCCGATGCGGCGCGGGAGCGCCTTCGAACGGCGGTGTGGCGTGCCCTGCTCGCGGGCGATCTGGGGGTCGCCGCGTCCGTCGCCGAGCCGGTGCTGGGGGCGCTCCCCGCGGCACCGCTGCGCCTCGCCGTGCTGACCGGCCCGGCGATCGCCGCCGCGCTCGACTGGCTGGAGACCAACGCATCCGGCTTCTTCGCACGGGAGGGCGCGGACCTCCTGGTGCTCGGCGACGACGACGCGGCCTCGGCCATCGCGGTGCGGTTCGACCTGCGCGGTGGCCTGTCGGCTCCGACCGAACTGGATGCGCTGCCCGCCGCGCTGGAGCAGGCGAACGCGGCGCGGGGCCGAGCGACCGCCGATGACCCCATCCCCTCGTTCGAAGACGTGGCGGGAGCCGGGATGCTGGCGCTGCTGCACACGCCGGACGCCCGCGCGGTGGCGCAGAGCGCACTCCGGCCGCTGACCGCGGCCGACCCGACGCTGCCGGGCGTCCTGCGCACCTGGCTCGACTCGGACGGCGTGTACGACGTCGCCGCCCGCAAGCTCGGCATCCACCGACACACCCTGCGGGCGCGCGTCGCCGAGGCGGAGCGTCTGCTCGGTCGCGACCTGACCTCCTTCGCCGCCCGCGCCGACTTGTACGCCGCCCTCCGGGCCTCCGCCTGA
- a CDS encoding aldose 1-epimerase family protein, whose product MSTPISGTHFGLTAGDYHATIASVGATLRTLQFDGRDLVVPFEADEVRPAFRGATLAPWPNRVVDGRYTFDGDEQQLALTEPSRGHALHGLAAWLDFVAVDRGADSVTLAATIEAQAGYSHRVEVTVAFSLDEEGLHTTVTGTNTGPTRAPWGTGPHPYLVAGDGRVDDWTLSLPADQVLTVTEDRLIPTGLADVATEQNGDWDFRTPRTIGDTFIDHAFTGLSRSADGAAVVRVTTAEGTGVELAWGEDCPWVQIHTADQPVPELNRLGLAVEPMTCPPDAYNSGTDLIVLEPGASATASWTIRAV is encoded by the coding sequence ATGAGCACACCCATCTCCGGTACCCACTTCGGCCTCACGGCGGGCGACTACCACGCGACCATCGCGTCGGTCGGCGCCACCCTGCGGACGCTCCAGTTCGACGGACGCGACCTCGTCGTCCCGTTCGAGGCCGACGAGGTGCGACCCGCGTTCCGCGGCGCCACCCTCGCACCCTGGCCGAACCGGGTCGTCGACGGCCGCTACACGTTCGACGGCGACGAGCAGCAGCTCGCGCTCACCGAGCCGTCCCGCGGCCACGCCCTCCACGGCCTGGCGGCGTGGCTCGACTTCGTCGCCGTCGATCGCGGCGCGGACAGCGTGACGCTCGCGGCGACCATCGAGGCGCAGGCCGGCTACTCGCACCGGGTGGAGGTGACGGTCGCGTTCTCGCTCGACGAGGAGGGCCTGCACACGACGGTGACCGGGACGAACACCGGCCCGACGCGCGCACCGTGGGGCACCGGCCCGCACCCGTACCTCGTCGCGGGCGACGGGCGCGTCGACGACTGGACCCTGTCGCTCCCCGCCGACCAGGTGCTCACCGTCACCGAGGACCGCCTGATCCCGACCGGCCTGGCCGACGTCGCCACCGAGCAGAACGGCGACTGGGACTTCCGCACGCCCCGGACCATCGGCGACACGTTCATCGACCACGCCTTCACGGGCCTCAGCCGCTCGGCGGACGGCGCGGCCGTCGTCCGTGTCACGACCGCGGAGGGCACCGGAGTGGAGCTCGCCTGGGGCGAGGACTGCCCGTGGGTGCAGATCCACACGGCCGACCAGCCCGTCCCCGAGCTGAACCGACTCGGACTGGCGGTCGAGCCGATGACGTGCCCGCCGGACGCCTACAACTCGGGCACCGACCTCATCGTGCTCGAACCGGGCGCATCGGCCACCGCATCCTGGACCATCCGCGCCGTCTAG
- a CDS encoding alpha-amylase family glycosyl hydrolase: protein MTNTAATTDGWTGAWAGDPGELVYGLDLSRFADGDGDGFGDFAGAIEHLDYVASLGVTWIWLLPFYPSARRDNGYDVDDHLAVDPRFGDLDSLRAFLDAAHERGMRVLIDAVLHHTSDRHGWFRAAVDAPDSTAGRFFIWSEDDSVEPGDHPMFPGEDDAVWAYEPRAGRYYHHQFYAFQPDLNATDPDVFEEIVRVLGYWLGIGVDGFRIDAALLIVQGKGRPDTDVDDGSFFDRLRARLREVKEDVALIAEADESPELMAALVERGRFEAVIDFTLNNSLILALTRGRAQPLVDALRRLDDTIPPDARLNFVHNADELDLQQLSDDERKEAFEHFAPDPSMLIYGRGIRRGWAPMMQPEQRVRMTLSLLYALPGVPLLLAGQELGVGDDLSIEGRGAARTTMQWDDSRWGGFTSAEESPLTLPAQVDGPYGFREVNVRAQEDDPASLLTLVRRISDLRRSKGAGAAGWTAHDIGAPSVLALRRDGLLTLHNLSDESVELDLGRHLDLGGEPEAPLAEGWDGRVLGPYGFAWLSL from the coding sequence ATGACGAACACTGCTGCCACCACCGACGGCTGGACGGGCGCCTGGGCCGGCGACCCCGGCGAGCTGGTGTACGGACTCGACCTGTCGCGGTTCGCGGACGGCGACGGCGACGGGTTCGGCGACTTCGCGGGGGCGATCGAGCACCTCGACTACGTCGCCTCGCTCGGGGTGACCTGGATCTGGCTGCTGCCGTTCTATCCCAGCGCCCGGCGGGACAACGGGTACGACGTGGACGACCATCTCGCGGTCGACCCGCGGTTCGGAGACCTCGACAGCCTGCGCGCCTTCCTCGACGCGGCGCACGAGCGGGGGATGCGCGTGCTCATCGACGCGGTGCTTCACCACACCTCCGACCGGCACGGCTGGTTCCGTGCGGCGGTCGACGCCCCGGACTCCACGGCGGGACGCTTCTTCATCTGGAGTGAGGACGACTCGGTCGAGCCGGGCGACCATCCGATGTTCCCGGGGGAGGACGACGCCGTCTGGGCGTACGAGCCCCGCGCCGGCAGGTACTACCACCACCAGTTCTACGCGTTCCAGCCGGACCTGAACGCGACGGACCCGGACGTGTTCGAGGAGATCGTGCGGGTGCTCGGCTACTGGCTGGGCATCGGCGTCGACGGCTTCCGCATCGACGCCGCCCTGCTGATCGTGCAGGGAAAAGGCCGGCCGGACACGGACGTGGACGACGGCTCGTTCTTCGATCGGCTGCGCGCGCGACTCCGCGAGGTCAAGGAGGATGTGGCGCTGATCGCCGAGGCGGACGAGTCGCCCGAACTCATGGCGGCCCTCGTCGAACGCGGCCGCTTCGAGGCGGTCATCGACTTCACACTGAACAACTCCCTCATCCTGGCGCTCACGCGCGGCCGGGCGCAGCCGCTCGTGGATGCGCTGCGACGGCTGGACGACACCATCCCGCCCGATGCGCGCCTCAACTTCGTGCACAACGCCGACGAACTCGACCTTCAGCAGTTGAGCGACGACGAGCGGAAGGAGGCGTTCGAGCACTTCGCGCCCGACCCCTCCATGTTGATCTACGGCCGCGGAATCCGGCGCGGCTGGGCTCCGATGATGCAGCCGGAGCAACGGGTGCGGATGACGCTGAGCCTGCTGTACGCGCTCCCGGGCGTCCCGCTGCTGCTCGCCGGGCAGGAGCTCGGGGTCGGCGACGACCTGAGCATCGAGGGGCGCGGGGCGGCGCGGACCACGATGCAGTGGGACGACTCCCGGTGGGGCGGGTTCACGAGCGCGGAGGAGTCGCCGCTCACCCTGCCGGCCCAGGTGGACGGGCCGTACGGGTTCCGGGAGGTCAACGTCCGGGCTCAGGAGGACGATCCGGCGTCGCTGCTGACCCTCGTGCGGAGGATCTCAGACCTCCGCCGGTCGAAGGGCGCGGGCGCGGCCGGATGGACCGCGCACGACATCGGCGCCCCCTCCGTCCTCGCCCTGCGCCGGGACGGGCTCCTCACCCTGCACAACCTGTCGGACGAGTCCGTCGAGCTCGATCTCGGCCGTCACCTCGACCTCGGGGGCGAGCCGGAGGCGCCGCTCGCGGAGGGATGGGACGGCCGGGTGCTCGGCCCGTACGGCTTCGCGTGGCTGTCCCTGTGA
- a CDS encoding carbohydrate ABC transporter permease yields the protein MSALASATRRRRRTLKPSRVVQPIVAILLVVLLLGIPFWLVVVTAGKDQAEALNPSLALPTSWHLLQNFATVLDQGRMVPAFFGSLLVMVPSVFGVLLLGAMASWILGRRRGRAISFVYALGISGIVLPPAVVTIVLLLRQLGLAGTAVGMIGVYMGMYMSTVIFFVTGFVRTIPVELEEAARVDGAGPVKVFFRVILPLLTPTLATATILICLYIWNDVFYALFVVGGRLDTLPLNLYQVASAGLYLQNWHLIFAYIILMSLPLLITFTVMQRRIISGITSGAVK from the coding sequence GTGAGCGCGCTCGCCTCCGCCACCCGCCGTCGCCGCCGGACCCTGAAGCCGTCGCGCGTCGTCCAGCCGATCGTCGCCATCCTGCTGGTCGTGCTCCTGCTCGGCATCCCCTTCTGGCTGGTCGTCGTGACCGCGGGAAAAGACCAGGCCGAGGCCCTCAACCCCAGCCTGGCGCTGCCGACCAGCTGGCACCTGCTGCAGAACTTCGCGACCGTCCTGGACCAGGGACGCATGGTCCCCGCCTTCTTCGGCAGCCTGCTCGTCATGGTGCCGTCGGTGTTCGGCGTCCTCCTCCTCGGCGCGATGGCGTCGTGGATCCTGGGCCGACGGCGCGGGCGCGCGATCTCGTTCGTCTACGCCCTCGGCATCAGCGGGATCGTGCTCCCGCCCGCGGTCGTGACCATCGTGCTCCTGCTCCGCCAGCTGGGGCTCGCGGGCACGGCCGTCGGGATGATCGGCGTCTACATGGGCATGTACATGTCGACCGTCATCTTCTTCGTGACGGGTTTCGTCCGCACCATCCCGGTCGAACTGGAGGAGGCGGCGCGCGTCGACGGCGCCGGCCCGGTGAAGGTGTTCTTCCGTGTCATCCTGCCGCTCCTGACCCCGACGCTCGCGACGGCGACGATCCTCATCTGCCTCTACATCTGGAACGACGTGTTCTACGCGCTGTTCGTTGTCGGGGGACGGCTCGACACCCTCCCGCTGAACCTCTACCAGGTCGCCAGCGCCGGTCTGTACCTGCAGAACTGGCACCTGATCTTCGCCTACATCATCCTGATGAGCCTTCCGCTGCTGATCACCTTCACGGTGATGCAGCGCCGCATCATCTCGGGCATCACCAGCGGGGCCGTGAAGTGA
- a CDS encoding NAD-dependent succinate-semialdehyde dehydrogenase — translation MTIVDTTAELTAREAELLARVPDGLFIAGRWEAGSRDPIQVQDPATGRVIKRIANADPSDGVRALDAAVAAADEWAATAPRVRAEILRRAFDLLQERRDDFALLMTLEMGKPLAEANGEVTYGGEFLRWFSEEAVRISGRFGQNPEGTGTMVVSQRPVGPCFLITPWNFPLAMATRKIAPALAAGCTVVVKPAELTPLTTLFFAQLLADAGVPAGVVNVIPTSTARTVSEPIIADPRLRKLSFTGSTPVGRSLLAQAGQNVLRTSMELGGNAPFVVFGDADLDKAVEGAMLAKFRNIGQACTAANRFIVHESVADEFARRVTEKVEALRIGRGTEEGVTIGPLIDDRAVASMSALVEDAVGRGARVLTGGAAPEGDGCFFEPTVIVDVQPGSEILREEIFGPILAITTFSTEDEAVAAANSTEYGLVGYVFTQDLARGQRMIDRIDTGMMGLNTGLVSNAAAPFGGVKQSGLGREGGLEGIHEYLSTKYTLIPA, via the coding sequence ATGACCATCGTCGACACCACCGCTGAGCTGACCGCACGCGAGGCCGAGCTGCTCGCCCGCGTGCCCGACGGCCTGTTCATCGCGGGCCGCTGGGAGGCGGGCTCACGCGATCCGATCCAGGTGCAGGACCCGGCCACCGGACGCGTCATCAAGCGCATCGCCAACGCCGATCCCTCCGACGGGGTGCGCGCCCTGGATGCGGCGGTCGCGGCAGCCGACGAGTGGGCCGCCACCGCGCCCCGCGTCCGCGCCGAGATCCTCCGCCGCGCCTTCGACCTGCTGCAGGAGCGCCGCGACGACTTCGCCCTGCTGATGACGCTCGAGATGGGCAAGCCGCTCGCCGAGGCGAACGGCGAGGTCACCTACGGCGGCGAGTTCCTACGCTGGTTCTCGGAGGAGGCGGTGCGCATCTCCGGCCGCTTCGGCCAGAACCCCGAGGGCACCGGCACGATGGTCGTCTCGCAGCGCCCGGTCGGCCCGTGCTTTCTGATCACCCCGTGGAACTTCCCGCTCGCCATGGCCACCCGGAAGATCGCGCCGGCGCTCGCCGCCGGCTGCACGGTCGTGGTGAAGCCCGCCGAGCTGACGCCCCTGACCACGCTGTTCTTCGCGCAGCTGCTCGCCGACGCGGGAGTGCCCGCCGGCGTCGTGAACGTCATCCCGACGAGCACGGCGCGCACGGTCTCCGAGCCGATCATCGCCGACCCGCGGCTGCGGAAGCTGTCGTTCACGGGCTCCACCCCTGTGGGCCGGTCGTTGCTCGCCCAGGCCGGTCAGAACGTCCTGCGCACGTCGATGGAGCTCGGCGGAAACGCGCCGTTCGTCGTGTTCGGCGACGCCGACCTGGACAAGGCGGTCGAGGGCGCGATGCTCGCGAAGTTCCGCAACATCGGCCAGGCCTGCACCGCCGCGAACCGGTTCATCGTGCACGAGTCGGTCGCCGACGAGTTCGCCCGCCGGGTCACCGAGAAGGTGGAGGCGCTGCGGATCGGTCGCGGCACCGAGGAGGGCGTCACCATCGGGCCGCTGATCGACGACCGTGCCGTCGCATCCATGTCGGCCCTGGTCGAGGATGCGGTGGGCCGCGGTGCCCGCGTGCTCACCGGCGGTGCCGCGCCGGAGGGCGACGGCTGCTTCTTCGAGCCGACCGTGATCGTGGATGTGCAGCCTGGCAGCGAGATCCTCCGCGAGGAGATCTTCGGGCCGATCCTCGCGATCACCACCTTCTCGACCGAAGACGAGGCGGTGGCCGCGGCGAACTCCACCGAGTACGGCCTCGTCGGCTACGTGTTCACCCAGGACCTCGCCCGCGGCCAGCGGATGATCGACCGCATCGACACCGGGATGATGGGCCTCAACACGGGGCTGGTGTCGAACGCTGCGGCGCCGTTCGGCGGTGTGAAGCAGTCGGGCCTGGGCCGCGAGGGCGGCCTGGAGGGCATCCACGAGTACCTCAGCACGAAATACACGCTGATCCCGGCCTGA
- a CDS encoding PhzF family phenazine biosynthesis protein, whose translation MDETIEVVVVRVFTNESGRNGNELGIITSSPATASREQDIANALGFSETVFVDALDEAGRAATIRIFTPARELPFAGHPSVGTAWWLSDQRTPVDVLREPAGDVEATVDDDTAWITARAEWAPTFEWLELQSPEDVDALDPFAFTSGHHYAYAWIDEAAGTLRSRMFAPDMGIIEDEATGAAAIALTARLGRPLSILQGEGSQLATEPLGDGRIRVGGSTVYDRTIEATL comes from the coding sequence ATGGATGAGACCATCGAAGTAGTCGTCGTTCGCGTGTTCACGAACGAGAGCGGCCGTAACGGCAACGAGCTCGGCATCATCACGAGCTCGCCGGCCACCGCGTCCCGCGAGCAGGACATCGCCAACGCGCTCGGGTTCAGCGAGACCGTGTTCGTGGATGCGCTGGATGAGGCGGGGCGCGCCGCCACGATCCGCATCTTCACGCCGGCGCGGGAGCTGCCGTTCGCGGGCCACCCGAGTGTCGGCACGGCCTGGTGGCTGTCCGATCAGCGGACCCCGGTCGATGTGCTGCGGGAGCCGGCGGGGGATGTCGAGGCCACCGTCGACGACGACACCGCGTGGATCACCGCCCGAGCCGAGTGGGCGCCCACCTTCGAGTGGCTCGAGTTGCAGTCGCCGGAGGACGTGGATGCGCTCGACCCGTTCGCGTTCACCTCCGGCCACCACTACGCCTACGCGTGGATCGACGAGGCCGCGGGCACGTTGCGCTCGCGGATGTTCGCGCCGGACATGGGCATCATCGAAGATGAAGCGACGGGCGCGGCGGCCATCGCGCTGACGGCGCGCCTGGGGCGGCCGCTCAGCATCCTGCAGGGCGAGGGGTCGCAGCTGGCGACCGAGCCGCTCGGCGACGGCCGCATCCGAGTCGGCGGGAGCACGGTCTATGACCGCACCATCGAGGCGACGCTCTAG
- a CDS encoding carbohydrate ABC transporter permease, whose translation MTAQLAPPAPAAAPTARPSAPRPRGRRRQDHPAWFLVPALLVLIVFFFVPTIFNFVYAFTNWSSFHSDIGFVGTDNFAALFTNGSLLNDLRITLVYAILVAVFQNVFGLVLALVLERDTPINRFARVAFFVPVVMSALAVGYIFQAMLKPEGALNQILGFVTGQHVSIAWLGSTTWTIVVVALIHAWKWMGLSMLIYLAGLKTINEDILEAARLDGAGWWTTFRTIRFPLLAPAVTFNVATALLGSMNGFDIVQATTGGGPGGTTELLNIFIFRTFGQGLFAQATTMSLTLFLMVTVLAFPVIYFLRRRENVL comes from the coding sequence GTGACCGCCCAACTCGCCCCGCCCGCCCCCGCGGCCGCGCCGACGGCCCGCCCGAGTGCGCCGCGACCGCGAGGCCGCCGACGGCAGGACCACCCCGCTTGGTTCCTGGTGCCCGCGCTCCTCGTCCTGATCGTCTTCTTCTTCGTCCCGACGATCTTCAACTTCGTGTACGCGTTCACGAACTGGTCCAGCTTCCACAGCGACATCGGCTTCGTCGGCACCGACAACTTCGCCGCCCTCTTCACCAACGGCAGCCTGCTGAACGACCTGCGGATCACGCTCGTCTACGCCATCCTCGTCGCCGTGTTCCAGAACGTGTTCGGCCTGGTCCTCGCGCTCGTGCTGGAGCGCGACACCCCGATCAACCGCTTCGCGCGCGTCGCCTTCTTCGTCCCCGTCGTGATGTCGGCGCTCGCCGTCGGCTACATCTTCCAGGCGATGCTGAAGCCCGAGGGCGCGCTCAACCAGATCCTCGGCTTCGTCACCGGGCAGCACGTGTCCATCGCCTGGCTCGGCAGCACCACCTGGACCATCGTCGTCGTCGCCCTCATCCACGCGTGGAAGTGGATGGGCCTCTCCATGCTGATCTACCTTGCCGGCCTCAAGACCATCAACGAGGACATCCTGGAGGCCGCCCGCCTCGACGGCGCCGGCTGGTGGACGACGTTCCGCACCATCCGGTTCCCCCTCCTCGCCCCCGCCGTGACGTTCAACGTCGCGACCGCCTTGCTCGGCTCGATGAACGGCTTCGACATCGTCCAGGCGACGACGGGAGGCGGCCCGGGCGGCACGACGGAGCTGCTCAACATCTTCATCTTCCGCACGTTCGGGCAGGGGCTGTTCGCGCAGGCGACCACCATGAGCCTCACCCTGTTCCTCATGGTGACGGTCCTGGCCTTCCCGGTCATCTACTTCCTCCGCAGAAGGGAGAACGTGCTGTGA